From the Alteromonas sp. CI.11.F.A3 genome, the window ACTTAACTTCCCAGATGCGGTTCAACCTGGTGATTTTGATGGCGACAACGACGTAGACTACAACGACATTATGGCGTTCTACGGCTTGTTCTTATCAGGTGGCGCGAACGATTTGGCAAATGATTTTAATAACGATGGCGCGGTGAGTTTTTACGATATCAACGCCTTGATGGCCATGTGTACCCGCGCTGGCTGTGCAGTAGAATAAGTAGGAATTAGAAAATGAAAAAATTTATTATTGGTTTATTTGCATTAGTTGGTTTTAGTGCTCAAGCAGCGGTTATTAACATTAGTACTGACCAAGCATCGTATAGCGTGGGTGATACTGTTACGGCTACTGTTAATCTAGATGTAAATGCATTCTTAGCATTGAGTGGAACTCTACCTATAATCGGCTTAGAAAACATTTTTACATATGATCCGATAAGCTTAACTTTTACAGGCGGTTCTGTAACTTTTGGTGACAGTTCAGGTTTTACCTTCTTTGATGGGCTGCTCCCCGGTGTTCCAGGAATGCTAGCAGTGTCTTCAGTTGGTTTCTTTCCGCTTTCTTCAATGTTGGAAATTTTAGAGGATCAGCAATCTCTTGCTGGAAGCTTAGATTTATACACGTTGAATTTTTCAGCAGTAAGCGCTGTGAACGACTTGGCATTCGGTGTTAGTGGTACTGTTCTTAATTCTAATGGCGTACCGTTACAGGCGACGACTTCTTCATCGCAGTTTTCAATTACTGAAGTACCAGCACCAAGCACCGGTGTCTTAGCACTACTTGCTTGCTTCGGTATGATGGTATCGCGGGTTAAGGTTCGTCGCTAATCGAGATATCCTAGCGATAAAGTGAAATAAGCTTTTTACAAAGCGTTTTAATAAAACCCAGCATCTGCTGGGTTTTTTATATTTTAAAACTCGCTAATCATCTTAAATTTCTCGTTCAAGCGACCCGTAAAAAATACGATCAAATTTCTATTTACAACAAGCTTAAAATAAACCACACTGGTTAAAAATACAGTTTAGTGAGAATGTTATGTCTGCCACCCAAATGCGAGGTAATGAAGGGCGAGAATTCGGCCTTAACGATGCTTCATCTTCAGAAAATGCCAATCTTGATACCATTAGTTTTGCTCAGCGTCAGCGGTTGGCGTATATCGATTTTTGTTTGCTGTTTAAAGGGGCGATTTATCGCCAAGATTTAATTGGGCGTTTCGAAGTGGGCTTGTCTGCGGGCTCTCGCGATTTCAGCCTGTATAAAGTGCTGGCGCCAAATAATCTAACCTACGACGCAAGAGATAAGCGTTACTTTCAAACCGATACTTTTGTACCTTTGTTCGAGCACGATCCCCGTAGAACCTTGGTGAAGTTGGCGAACGATATATCAGACGGTTTCGATGCTATCGGAGATATTCATTTTCCGGTAGAAAGTGCATCGTCGTTAAATGTGCCCGATATTTATGTGGTAGCAAAACTAGTGCAAGCCATTGTTAATAATAAAGCGGTGAGTGTTATATATACATCGCTTTCCAGTGGTTCGGGGGCGCGAGAATTGGTACCCCATAGTATTGTAGATAATGGCCAGCGTTGGCATGTACGCGCGTTTGATAGAAAAACAGGAAGCTTCAGGGATTTCGTGCTAACCCGTATTAGTAAAGTCACCTTAAAGACAGCACCAGCACTTAGTGAACAAAGTCTTGCCGATGAAGCTTGGCAACGAAAAATAGCCTTAGAAGTGGTGCCGCACCCGAAGAATATAAATCATCCTACTGCCATAGAGCTTGATTATGGTATGGAAGAGGGGGTACTTCAGCTTGAAGTTCGCGCCGCTATGGCAGGGTATTTACTTCGCCGGTGGAATGTAGATTGTACTAAACATGCCAGTCTGCGAACGGGTGAATACCAACTGTGGTTGCGAAACCAAGAAACGCTGGAAAATACCGATAATCTTGCCATTGCACCAGGGTATATAAGCGAAGAAAAACGCTACGAGTAACAGGGTGTCTGTTACATGGCGGTATATTGATAGTTTATGGGCGCGTTACCACTTTTGTGTAAATTGCTTAATGCTTGAAAGCAGCAAATCTTTATTTAATGGCTTGGTAAGAAAATCATTCATACCTGCGTTTAAGCACTCTTCTTTATCTTCAGGGAAGGCATTGGCCGTAAGGGCGGCGATAGGGGTGTTCACCTTTAATCCGTTGCGAATGATGCTAGAGGCCATAATGCCGTCCATGACGGGCATGTTGCAGTCCATTAATATGAAATCGAATAAGTGCTTAGCACAGGCGGCAACGGCTTGCTCTCCATCTTTTACATGCACAATTTTATAGCCTTCGCCTTCAAGCATAGCTTTCACAATTTCGGCATTAATATCATTGTCTTCTGCAATAAGAATGCGCAGTCGTGGCGTTGCCTTAACGGGAAAGCCGGCAGGCTTACTTGCATGCGACACGAGCTTTTGTAAATCGAGTTCTAAATCTTTACGTATGATCGGCTTAGCATGTGAGCGCCAAATAACGTCTTTTACGGCTTGTTCGCAGTTTAATTGTTCTAGTTCTGCCGAAATCAGAATAATTTTTGGAAATGGCGAGATGTCTAGTTTCACCAATTCGCGTAATAAATCAACGCCGCTCATCTCTGGCATTGCTAAATCGAGAATAATAACATCGTATTTGTTGGGCGTATCTTCTAGAAAGTCCTTGGCGCTTGAATAAGACGTAGGAATAAGCGACATCGCGGCAACGACGTGTTCTAGGTATTCTCGGCTTGTCAGTAAGTCATCCACAATAGCGCATTTCAATGTGGCATCGGTTTTAACTTCGATGGCGGGTAGAGACTGTTCAACCACCGGAAGGATTAGCGTAAATTCACTCCCCGCTCCTAAGGTGGAGGTGGCTAAAATATCACCGTCCATTAATTCCGCTAATTCTTTAGCAATACTTAGCCCCAGTCCAGTGCCCCCATAATGACGGGTGGTAGATTGGTCTGCTTGTTCAAACTTTTGAAAAATGGTCGACAATTTATCAGTATCGATACCTATGCCGGTATCTTTAACTGAGAACCGCAGGGTATTGCCATTCGCTGTCGCAGCCTGGCTAACCGATAAGGTTACGCTACCTGACTCGGTGAACTTAATGGCGTTGCTTAATAAGTTATGTAAAATTTGTGCAATTCGGGTGATATCACCTTGAATAACGGGCGCTAGTGTTTGCTGTTTATTATAATGAAATGCTAAGCCTTTGTTCTGGCAATAAATGCGCTGTATAGATACCACCTCATCAAGCAGTTGAAGCAAGTCGACAGGGCTTTTCTCAACAACAATTTTTCCCGCTTCAATTTTTGATAAATCTAGAATGTCATTTATAAGGGTAAGTAACTGTCGTCCAGCGGCTTTAGCCTTTCTTAAGTAATTTTCACTCTTGCTTGGATTATCCATCGCAAGTTCAATCATGCCAAACAACCCGTTCATAGGCGTGCGTAATTCGTGACTCATGCTCGATAGAAATTCAGATTTAGCTCTATTGGCTTCGTGAGCCTTTTGCGCTTCTGTTTCTGCTTTGTCTGATGCTTCATACAAGTGTTGTATCGTCTTTTTAATTTTTCTATCCATAGGCGCAAAAATGAAAAAAGCTTCAACCCCTAGCAGGAATAATGTGGCAAGCCACAAATAAAACTCTAGTGATGAGACCGCATCAACATTGCTTTTAGCCTCTTTTTCAAAGATGTAAACTACAGTATTTAACTGCTTTAGCAGCCCCGTGGCTTGTTCTATAGGAATGGTAATAGAGGATGAACATTGGGGCGTCTTAACAAGTGCCCTTGCTTGCGCAATGTATTGATTAACTTTGGCATCGAGTTGGCTAGCACCGAAATACATGTCAGAAACAGAGCTTGGTAAAGAGGGCAAAGAAGTAAGTTTTTTATGATTACTTGAAAAGGTACTAATAGCCGCTTCAAGTATGTCAGTAGACGAATCGCTGTCTTCGCCACAGGCATTTATTTTTTGTACAAGTAATGCAATACGCTGGGAGAGCATTCGCTGCTGTCCTGCAATATTGATGATTTCTGCATCGAGACGCTGATCGTTCAGCAGTGTTCGCATTGTAAACACAGATGCCGTGACAAGGCAGGCAATGAGAAGCAGCGCTAGCGTGTACCGTATGCGAATGGACATAAAAATTACGTTTTTCTTAGAGTACCTAAAAGATAATTGATACCAAGCATTTACGCAATTTAAGATCTTCTGAATTAGCCTCAAGTAGTAGATATTGTGCTTACATTGGGTGCCAGTTTTGTAAAATAGCTGCTTTATTGTAAAAGAGGCTTTCTACGTCAGTAAGGGTAGGGCGTGCTTCGTTCTCAAGTGCGCCAGGGCCATGGCTCTTAAATTCAGCAAACCTAGCATCGGTAAGCGGACTAAAATATTTTTTACTCCCTTCCTTTGTCTTACCCGACATGCTACTCCAACCGCTTGTTGAAATGTGGGTGTCCATATAGGTGTTGATATATAGTGAGTGTCCAATAGCGTAAGGTGACGCATACTTTCCATCTGTAAAAGCGGTAGTAGGATGCCAAGGGCGGCCAAGGGCAACGGAATGGTTAGGTACACCGGCTTCACGAGCCAAGTTGCAATTAAAAAATACAAATCCAAATGGCCGAGTGTTAAGGGTGCTTGGCGCCGTTATATAGCCTGTAACGCCTTTCCCAGTATGTCGTTTTCGTGAAACAATATCTACGCTATCGAAAAAAGCGGTGCCACCACCGAAGATAAAATCAATATGTCCTGCCACTAAGCCACCTTTCATGTAGGCTCTGTTTCCTTTGAGATAAAGTGTATCTTGATAGCCCCACAGCTCGATATTATCTAAAAGCGTTTTATCTGCGGTTACTGCGGTTTTTAACGCGACCGCTTGAGTCCCTGATACGCGATTAAGATCATCTTTTGCGCGAATTTCATTCGCAGGATAATCAAAGCTATTCAATATGCTTAGGTTTGAAAGGTGAACGTTTGATGCGGTTATCTCGACGGTGGCGGTTCTTCGAGTGCCAAAAACCTCATCGGTATCTGGATGTATTACCTGACCAGCATACCGAGAAAAGACGATTTTAGTTGTCTTTCTTTCTAAGCCTCTAAGGTGAACGTTAGGCGTTTGAATTACTACCGATTCCTGATAAATGCCAGGTTGAACTTCAATGACCCACATCCCAGAATGCTGGGTAGGAATGGCGTTAATTGCATCAGTTACCCGCGTGTATTGTGGAAGGGGGGAATCCAGTGTGACTTGGCTAACAAGCGCATTTGCTTCGGGTTTTTGCGTTGCTTCTGCGCAACTCATAAAACATAAAAAAAACAGGGCCAAGCGCTTTTGTGAGAAAGCGCTAGCTATATAAAATGCTAACTGAATCCGCTCCTGACATTTACCTTCAATTATTACGCGTAGCCGTTTAAGCATCACGCAATCCCACTTGGTTTCCTGCAATGACAATATTAGATGTCTGTATTGCCTCCACGTTCTCAATGACAGATGGTTTTTCAACAGAGGCAATAGAAATGTCGTGTAGGGACAACCCTGTAATTGGGGTATGATCATAGCCTCTTAGCATAAAGGCTCGGTCTGCGCGTTTTACTGTCATATGCTCTACTGTAATTCCCTCTAGTTTCGGTGGGAAATTTCCAGCATCTCCCTCTTCATAAAAGAAGTTAACTACTATTGCGTCTTTTACATCGCCAATTGAGATATGCCGATAATTCAGATTTTTAAGATGACCGCCTCGTATACTGTTGGTTTTAATTCGTATACCTCTGTCTAAGTTAGGGCTACTCATCACGCAGCGTTGTGCATAAAGGTTACGAACCCCGCCGGAAATCTCACTCCCTATGACTATCCCGCCGTGACCGGCTTTCATTTCGCAATCTTCTATAATGATGTTTTCACTCGGTTGATTTAGCCGTCGGCCGTCTGCATTTCGTCCCGATTTGATGGCAATACAATCATCACCAGTGTCAAAAACACAAGATTGTATGAGAACATCAGTACAGCTTTCTGGATCACACCCATCTGAATTAGGGCCAAAACTTTGGCAGTGAATATTGCTTACCGTCACATTTTTACATAACACGGGATTAACTAACCAAAAGGGAGAGCGCAGTATGGTGACTCCCTCAATTAATACGTTTTCACACAGGTAAGGTTGAATAAAAGGAGGGCGAAGATAGTTTTCGTCAAATACCCGTTCAGAAACAGGCGTGCCATCTTCAACCATAACTTGGAGTGTATCTCTGGTGTACTTTTGATTCTCAACGGCATGATCGCCCCATTCAGAAGTTTTCCACTTTCCTTTCCAAGGCCACCAATTATCGGCAGAAGCCCCGCCATCTAAAGTGCCTTGACCCGTAATGGCAATATTCTTCTGCTTGAAAGCATAAATCAAAGGGGAGTAGCCCATTAATTCCATGCCTTCCCAGCGGGTGTGTACATAGGGCTTGTAGTGTTGACTATCAGTAGAAAAGTGAAGCGTGGCTCCCTCTTCAATATGCAGATTAATATTAGATTTTAAGTGAATGGGCCCTTTGCAAAAAAACTCCCCTTTGGGCACCACGACCTTACCCCCCCCTATAGATACGAGATGCGCGATAGCCGCATTGAGCGCGGGTAGGCTATCGCTATGTAGTGCATTGGGTAAGGCGCCAAACTGCTCAATGAACACGGTATTATTGGCAAAGGTGGGCCTAACTACACGGTCTCGGATTAACTGTGCCTCTTTATCCCACTGTGCTTGGCTTCTTGTCGCGTTTGAGGGCGTACTTGTAGCTGATATAGAGCAACCTGCAGAAAATGGGATAACAGGGGATAACGTAGCGGCCAGCCCTGCTTTTAAAAGATGACGGCGGTGTCTATTTAATGTCATAAAAACTCCGTGGCGGAACACTTCTCAATGATTAGAATTACTTGCCTAGGTATAACGCAGCCAGAATAAACGGACCTACGCCTTTTGCATCATTAGCGCGAATAGGCTCACTAAGGTAATAATCAAAAGAGCCATCTCGATAAGGTTTGCCGCCAAGTCCTGCAACTGCGCAAACTTGGTTTAAGCTGATGACATTATCGGATGGGTTTACGGAAATCATCTGATCAATAAGTCCTGCAAATCCCTTTTCCGCATGGTCTCGGTAATGCTCTGGTAACAGTTTCAACGCTACACCCTTTGCGATAGCGTAGGTGATCATCGACGTCCCAGAGGCTTCTAGATAATTCCCTTCTCGCTGTGCTAAATCGGTAACTTGATACCAGGTGCCCGTATTGTCTTGATAAGCAAGGGTGGCATCAATGAAGGTTTGGAATTTTGATCTCAGCCATACTGATTTAGGGTGCTTTGCTGGCACAATTTCTAACACATCAACCATTGCCATGGCATACCAACCTAGCGCCCGTGACCAATGATGTGCGGATAAACCGGTAGTTTCATCTGCCCACTTCTGGGCTTTCGATGCGTCCCAACCATGACGAGGTAAGCCAGTTTTTTCGTCGTATAGGTTAGCTTCTATAAGTTCAAACTGAAGAAACACATCGTCTAGTTCTGCCATGTCGCCATATCGAACGATATATTCGGCATAAAACGGAGCGCCCATATAAAGCCCATCTAACCACATTTGCTGTGGGTAACGCTTTTTGTGCCAAAAACCGCCTTCGTTGGTTCTTGGATGGCTAACAAGTTGCTTTCTTAATAAATCCGCTGCTTTTTTATATTTAGTTTGCCCCGTTTCTTCATATAAGAAAAACAATACTTTTCCTGGGTTTACCATATCAATATTATATTTCTCAATATCGTATGTACTAATGCTCCCATCGTCATTCACGAGCATGTCGTAGTAGCCAAGTATGTAGTCTAAATAGCGTTGGTCTTTTGTATGCTGGTACACTTTAGAGACTGCCAAAAGGTTCAGGCCATGAACATAATCCCACTGGGCCGATTCATCCCAATCTATTTGCCACGCTTCTGGAAAACGCACCATTTCAGATTCAATCATCCGTTCCGACCATGGTTTGGTGTTATCCAATATTGATGGCTGTGCAACAACCTGTGGGGAAAGAAGTAATACAGTGGCGATCGAAACCACTTTGGCAATACGTTTAATCATAATATGACCTTAAAACAAAGTTAAAACTATAAATGCTACCGGTAGCATAATGAGGTGCATTTATTATCCTGTCAACGAAAAAATACCATAATCTTAACAGCTTGTTTACGCGGTGTGTTTGTCGTTTAAATTGCATTAACTATCTGAAAATAATAGATAATAATTGTTTCGATTACTTTCTTGGCTTAGTTTCTTCTTATTCCCGTTTTTAAAGGGCTGTAGAGGATTAACAAGTAAAGGAATGATAATTTAATAAAAATCGTTGCCACCGGTAGCATTTAAATATAGGATGTAAATCAAATGTAAAGCGTGTTGTTTTTTATACATGGTTTATGTTTTCCCGAGAAGCTAATGTATTTAAGAATTACATACTGTATTGCCCTACAGGCCTTAAATTTTGTCGGGTTATGAATACTGGAAGTTTAAAACTAAAAGTTAATTGGTGTGAAGTTATCAGGAATGATTAAAGGCATTTAAGATAATTGATAAGTCGTCTGTGCTACCGTATATTTACTCAGTTTGTAAATGAAATGTTTCACGGTGGCAAAAGGCTGACGGTCTGTATTTTTAAAAAAGCCACACAACATGACGTTGTAATTCCTGCACCTCAATAAAATATAAAAACCGGAGAAACAACCATGGTACTTAGAAGAAAACAGCTTGCTGTGCTTGTTGCATTAGCGTTGTCAGGTGCGCACGTGAATGCTCAACAAGTCGCTAACGAAAGCGCCGAACCACAGGACGAAAACCTAGAGATTATTGAAGTTTCAGGGTTTCGCGGCTCGCTGAACAAGTCGCTTATGGAAAAGCGTACTTCAGTTAATAATAAAGAATCTATTGTTGCTGAAGACATAGGTAAGTTTCCCGATTTAAATATTGCTGAGTCAATTCAGCGCGTGCCAGGGGTTGCTATTTCGAGAGAGGGTGGAGAAGGAAGACAAATAACGCTACGTGGGCTTAGTCCCTCATTCACCCGAACCACTTTAAACGGGATGGAAGTTCCCGCAAGTACAGATGGCACAGATTCAGGCGGTGGTGTTAACGGCGGTCGTGGGTTCGACTTTAACGTATTTGCGTCGGAGTTGTTTAACCGAGTAGACATTCAGAAAT encodes:
- a CDS encoding WYL domain-containing protein codes for the protein MSATQMRGNEGREFGLNDASSSENANLDTISFAQRQRLAYIDFCLLFKGAIYRQDLIGRFEVGLSAGSRDFSLYKVLAPNNLTYDARDKRYFQTDTFVPLFEHDPRRTLVKLANDISDGFDAIGDIHFPVESASSLNVPDIYVVAKLVQAIVNNKAVSVIYTSLSSGSGARELVPHSIVDNGQRWHVRAFDRKTGSFRDFVLTRISKVTLKTAPALSEQSLADEAWQRKIALEVVPHPKNINHPTAIELDYGMEEGVLQLEVRAAMAGYLLRRWNVDCTKHASLRTGEYQLWLRNQETLENTDNLAIAPGYISEEKRYE
- a CDS encoding response regulator, whose translation is MSIRIRYTLALLLIACLVTASVFTMRTLLNDQRLDAEIINIAGQQRMLSQRIALLVQKINACGEDSDSSTDILEAAISTFSSNHKKLTSLPSLPSSVSDMYFGASQLDAKVNQYIAQARALVKTPQCSSSITIPIEQATGLLKQLNTVVYIFEKEAKSNVDAVSSLEFYLWLATLFLLGVEAFFIFAPMDRKIKKTIQHLYEASDKAETEAQKAHEANRAKSEFLSSMSHELRTPMNGLFGMIELAMDNPSKSENYLRKAKAAGRQLLTLINDILDLSKIEAGKIVVEKSPVDLLQLLDEVVSIQRIYCQNKGLAFHYNKQQTLAPVIQGDITRIAQILHNLLSNAIKFTESGSVTLSVSQAATANGNTLRFSVKDTGIGIDTDKLSTIFQKFEQADQSTTRHYGGTGLGLSIAKELAELMDGDILATSTLGAGSEFTLILPVVEQSLPAIEVKTDATLKCAIVDDLLTSREYLEHVVAAMSLIPTSYSSAKDFLEDTPNKYDVIILDLAMPEMSGVDLLRELVKLDISPFPKIILISAELEQLNCEQAVKDVIWRSHAKPIIRKDLELDLQKLVSHASKPAGFPVKATPRLRILIAEDNDINAEIVKAMLEGEGYKIVHVKDGEQAVAACAKHLFDFILMDCNMPVMDGIMASSIIRNGLKVNTPIAALTANAFPEDKEECLNAGMNDFLTKPLNKDLLLSSIKQFTQKW
- a CDS encoding pectinesterase family protein, translated to MSCAEATQKPEANALVSQVTLDSPLPQYTRVTDAINAIPTQHSGMWVIEVQPGIYQESVVIQTPNVHLRGLERKTTKIVFSRYAGQVIHPDTDEVFGTRRTATVEITASNVHLSNLSILNSFDYPANEIRAKDDLNRVSGTQAVALKTAVTADKTLLDNIELWGYQDTLYLKGNRAYMKGGLVAGHIDFIFGGGTAFFDSVDIVSRKRHTGKGVTGYITAPSTLNTRPFGFVFFNCNLAREAGVPNHSVALGRPWHPTTAFTDGKYASPYAIGHSLYINTYMDTHISTSGWSSMSGKTKEGSKKYFSPLTDARFAEFKSHGPGALENEARPTLTDVESLFYNKAAILQNWHPM
- a CDS encoding glycoside hydrolase family 28 protein; the protein is MTLNRHRRHLLKAGLAATLSPVIPFSAGCSISATSTPSNATRSQAQWDKEAQLIRDRVVRPTFANNTVFIEQFGALPNALHSDSLPALNAAIAHLVSIGGGKVVVPKGEFFCKGPIHLKSNINLHIEEGATLHFSTDSQHYKPYVHTRWEGMELMGYSPLIYAFKQKNIAITGQGTLDGGASADNWWPWKGKWKTSEWGDHAVENQKYTRDTLQVMVEDGTPVSERVFDENYLRPPFIQPYLCENVLIEGVTILRSPFWLVNPVLCKNVTVSNIHCQSFGPNSDGCDPESCTDVLIQSCVFDTGDDCIAIKSGRNADGRRLNQPSENIIIEDCEMKAGHGGIVIGSEISGGVRNLYAQRCVMSSPNLDRGIRIKTNSIRGGHLKNLNYRHISIGDVKDAIVVNFFYEEGDAGNFPPKLEGITVEHMTVKRADRAFMLRGYDHTPITGLSLHDISIASVEKPSVIENVEAIQTSNIVIAGNQVGLRDA
- a CDS encoding glycoside hydrolase family 88 protein; its protein translation is MIKRIAKVVSIATVLLLSPQVVAQPSILDNTKPWSERMIESEMVRFPEAWQIDWDESAQWDYVHGLNLLAVSKVYQHTKDQRYLDYILGYYDMLVNDDGSISTYDIEKYNIDMVNPGKVLFFLYEETGQTKYKKAADLLRKQLVSHPRTNEGGFWHKKRYPQQMWLDGLYMGAPFYAEYIVRYGDMAELDDVFLQFELIEANLYDEKTGLPRHGWDASKAQKWADETTGLSAHHWSRALGWYAMAMVDVLEIVPAKHPKSVWLRSKFQTFIDATLAYQDNTGTWYQVTDLAQREGNYLEASGTSMITYAIAKGVALKLLPEHYRDHAEKGFAGLIDQMISVNPSDNVISLNQVCAVAGLGGKPYRDGSFDYYLSEPIRANDAKGVGPFILAALYLGK